One window of the Rosa rugosa chromosome 3, drRosRugo1.1, whole genome shotgun sequence genome contains the following:
- the LOC133738495 gene encoding uncharacterized protein LOC133738495, which produces MYFDGYGYHGTSFEQTYRCYPASFIEKPQLESGDKIIMPPSALDRLASLHIDYPMLFELRNDTAERVSHCGVLEFIAEEGMIYMPYWMMENMLLQEGDIVRLKNVTLPKGTYVKLQPHTKDFLDISNPKAILETTLRNFSCLTIGDSIMVAYNNKKYYIDIIESKPSNAISIIETDCEVDFAPPLDYKEPERPVAPVPLNKATAQVEEDPAATEPKFNPFTGAGRRLDGKPLKYEPAPASSSGSKDKKPVATNGTAPPSAGSSSQTANRQAQGKLVFGANASRIPKEAPKKEATKDAKQEQQPEKKEDPKFQPFTGKKYSLRG; this is translated from the exons ATG TATTTTGATGGATATGGGTATCATGGGACGTCATTCGAGCAGACATATCGATGTTATCCTGCATCATTTATTGAAAAG CCGCAACTTGAAAGTGGTGATAAAA ttATAATGCCTCCCTCAGCCCTTGACCGCCTTG CATCGCTCCACATTGATTATCCAATGTTGTTTGAGCTTCGTAATGACACTGCTGAGCGGGTCTCTCATTGTGGGGTGTTGGAGTTCATCGCAGAAGAAGGCATGATCTACATGCCTTATTGG ATGATGGAGAATATGCTCTTGCAAGAGGGGGACATTGTGCGACTGAAAAATGTGACTCTTCCAAAGGGAACATATGTTAAACTTCAACCCCATACAAAGGACTTTTTAGACATCTCAAATCCAAAAGCTAT CTTGGAGACGACACTAAGGAATTTTTCCTGCTTGACCATTGGGGATAGTATTATGGTAGCATACAACAACAAGAAGTATTATATAGATATCATTGAATCAAAGCCTTCTAATGCAATAAGTATAATTGAGACAGACTGTGAGGTGGACTTTGCACCTCCTCTTGATTACAAGGAACCTGAAAGGCCTGTGGCACCTGTTCCTCTTAACAAGGCAACAGCTCAAG TTGAAGAGGACCCTGCTGCGACTGAACCAAAATTCAACCCTTTTACTGGAGCTGGAAGGCGCTTGGATGGTAAGCCTTTGAAGTATGAGCCAGCACCAGCTTCCTCATCAGGGTCCAAAGACAAGAAACCTGTGGCCACCAATGGAACTGCACCACCTTCTGCAGGATCTAGTTCTCAAACTGCCAATCGTCAGGCTCAGGGAAAGCTTGTTTTTGGAGCAAATGCCAGCCGTATTCCAAAGGAGGCACCAAAG AAGGAAGCTACAAAAGACGCTAAACAAGAGCAGCAacctgaaaagaaagaagatcCCAAGTTCCAGCCATTTACCGGAAAAAAGTACTCGCTTAGGGGTTGA